The proteins below are encoded in one region of Neodiprion virginianus isolate iyNeoVirg1 chromosome 7, iyNeoVirg1.1, whole genome shotgun sequence:
- the LOC124309610 gene encoding protein lethal(2)essential for life-like has product MAEVSTILTHWLSDKIDDFSTSPTCLHIHFKPPVQIPPPPPPPKKIEPCRPPINFELTIDVHQYSAEEIRVSTVNNVIVVEAKHEEKHGEHGHVTREFLRRCTVPPTSDITKATAFLSADGVLKITAPKKSTCCKPGERIIPIEQTGRSACK; this is encoded by the coding sequence atggcTGAAGTATCCACGATCCTGACTCACTGGCTGTCCGACAAAATCGACGACTTCTCGACCTCGCCAACTTGTCTTCACATCCACTTCAAGCCTCCGGTTCAAATCCCACCGCCGCCACCGCCTCCGAAGAAGATCGAGCCTTGCCGTCCTCCGATTAACTTCGAGCTGACCATCGATGTCCACCAGTACTCGGCCGAGGAGATCCGCGTGTCTACCGTTAACAACGTCATCGTCGTCGAGGCCAAGCACGAGGAGAAACACGGTGAACATGGACACGTGACCAGGGAGTTCCTGAGGCGATGCACCGTTCCTCCGACAAGCGACATCACCAAGGCCACCGCCTTCCTCTCCGCCGATGGTGTCCTCAAGATTACCGCACCGAAAAAATCTACTTGCTGCAAACCTGGCGAGAGGATCATCCCAATCGAACAGACCGGACGTTCGGCCTGCAAGTGA
- the LOC124309605 gene encoding uncharacterized MFS-type transporter C09D4.1-like — protein sequence MVTAERNENIVEDRDLLSQRHRLVIKPVVSEFVEMQPDEKLSKIVGNATEIKVYPRRWLQLVLFIVFSTANNLQWYQYTIINNIVSRYYNVSSLAIDWTSMIFMVTYMVVIFPASYVTDRVGLRWTVVFASALTCIGAWLKVLSASPDRFMVTFTGQILVAVAQVFILPVPGRLAAYWFGPKQIALATAFACAGTHVGFSICFPTMPVLVKNHDNIEDIGKDLCKVFWGIALCCSVIVVAIIFLFKDEPLLPPSDARALQKLHKERSPEGFWPPVKRTLCNIDFILLWNSYGIIMSVLGATNTVLNSLCLAHFKNGEQIAGNLGLSIVGTGGLGTVFLAMILDKTKAFRIIPIAIGSLALLTEVLFAISFSLEVQWMVVVTGMMLGTFLVGWASLGFEVCAETTYPEPVGTTVGILNISIQIYGTLMVLIVRRLIETYGDRAAHYCLSASLLIGTILIASTRGNFRRQNAERIAKYNPVALQEFPKPEKQ from the exons ATGGTGACCGCGGAACGTAACGAGAATATCGTCGAAGATCGCGATCTTCTATCGCAGCGTCACAGACTTGTGATAAAGCCAGTCGTGTCTGAATTTGTCGAAATGCAGCCTGACGAAAAGCTGTCGAAAATCGTTGGTAACGCAACCGAAATCAAAGTTTACCCTAGACGATGGCTACAACTCGTTCTCTTCATCGTTTTCAGTACGGCGAACAACTTGCAGTGGTACCAATACACCATCATCAACAACATTGTAAGCCG gtACTACAACGTTTCTTCACTGGCCATCGATTGGACCTCGATGATTTTTATGGTGACCTACATGGTCGTCATCTTTCCGGCTTCCTACGTAACCGACAGAGTCGGTTTACGGTGGACCGTTGTTTTCGCATCGGCCCTCACCTGCATCGGGGCTTGGTTGAAGGTTCTTTCGGCCTCTCCGGATCGCTTCATGGTCACCTTCACAGGCCAAATCCTGGTTGCGGTTGCCCAGGTCTTCATCCTCCCTGTACCAGGGCGACTAGCGGCCTACTGGTTTGGACCAAAGCAGATCGCCCTGGCGACGGCTTTCGCCTGCGCCGGCACTCATGTCGGCTTCTCAATCTGTTTCCCGACCATGCCAGTCCTTGTAAAGAATCACGATAACATCGAGGACATTGGAAAAGACTTATGCAAGGTTTTCTGGGGGATAGCTCTGTGCTGCAGTGTCATTGTCGTGGCCATAATTTTCC TTTTCAAGGATGAGCCGTTACTGCCGCCCAGCGATGCGAGGGCGCTTCAGAAACTGCACAAAGAAAGGTCTCCCGAAGGATTTTGGCCACCTGTGAAAAGGACACTGTGCAACATAGACTTCATTCTCCTGTGGAACTCGTACGGTATCATAATGAGCGTTTTAGGAGCCACGAACACCGTGTTGAACTCTTTATGCCTCGCTCACTTCAAG AACGGTGAACAAATCGCTGGTAATCTGGGCTTGTCCATCGTTGGCACGGGAGGCTTGGGCACGGTGTTCCTGGCCATGATACtcgacaaaacaaaggcaTTCAG AATCATCCCCATAGCCATCGGAAGTCTCGCTCTACTTACGGAAGTCTTGTTCGCGATCAGTTTTTCGTTAGAAGTCCAATGGATGGTTGTGGTCACCGGGATGATGCTCGG aACTTTCCTCGTCGGTTGGGCCAGCTTGGGTTTCGAAGTCTGCGCGGAGACTACTTATCCCGAACCCGTAGGCACGACAGTAGGGATTCTCAACATTTCCATACAGATTTACGGCACATTGATGGTGCTGATCGTCCGCAGGCTGATAGAAACATACGGCGACAGGGCTGCGCATTATTGTCTCAGTGCATCTCTGCTTATAGGAACGATCCTGATCGCCTCAACCAGGGGCAACTTCCGGCGGCAGAATGCCGAGCGAATCGCCAAGTACAACCCCGTCGCACTTCAGGAATTCCCAAAACCCGAGAAGCAATAA